The nucleotide window GTTAAGCTTTATGAAAAAAATGATTACTTAGGCGGACACTTAATTGAAGCTTCTGTACCTGAGTTCAAAAAGGATGAAAGAAAGCTTATTCAGTGGTATAAAAAAGAATTAACAGAACTCGGAGTTAATATCAATTTAAAGCAGGAGGCAGACCAGAAATTAATAGCAGAAGTGTCTCCAGATGAAGTTATAATAGCTGCCGGTGCCAAAGCAAATATTCCATCAATTTCTGGGGTCGAGCAGGAAAATGTAATCACTGCCTGCAGAGCACTAATGAATGAAGATCAAATAGGAGAAAAGGTAGTAATTTTAGGTGGGGGCCTTGTTGGAGTGGAAACTGGAGTCTGGTTAGCAGAAAAAGGAAAAGAAATAACAATTGTTGAAATGATGGATGATTTATTAGATTCTGTTTTTGTTTCTCATGCCAATTCAGATATGTTAAAAGATTTGGTAGATTTTCATCAGATAGATGTTAAAACAGAAAGCAGCATTTTAAAAATAGATAAGAATACTGTAAGCGTAATTTCTAAAAACTTCAGCAGAGAAAATATCGAAGCCGATACAGTTATAATTGCTGCTGGCTATAAGGAAAATAAAGAATTATACCAGCAGGTTAAAAATATGGATCTTAAAGTCAATTTAATTGGTGACTCTAAAAAAGTTGCAAATATTATGTATTCGATTTGGGATGCTTACGAAGTAGCAAAATCTATTTAAAAAATACTGGAGGAATAAAAAGATGAATAATAAATTTGTTGGAACAGATGCGATTATGAGAAGAGCAATGCTTAAAGGCTGTGGTTTTGATGATGCTGATATTAAAAAGAAACCGCATATTGGAATTGTCAATACATATAATGAAGGTGCACCGGGACATGCCCATTTAAATGGAATTGCAGAGAGTATTAAACAGGGAGTTTGGGCTGCAGGTGGGGTACCGGTAGAATTTGGAGCACCTTCAACCTGTGGGGATATGATTGTAGGAGAAGAAGAATTAAAATATGAGTTGGCTGGACGAGATGCTGTTGCAATGGCTGTAGAATATGTTTCGACTGTCCATCAGTTTGACGGACTAATTTTACTGGCCAGCTGTGATAATATTATTCCTGGTGTGATGCTGGGGGCGATTAGAGTTGATGTGCCTTCAATAGTAATTACTGGTGGTTCTATGTTGACCGGAGAATATGAGGGAGAAGAAGTGCTGCCGTCTGATGTAGGTGTGATGACAATGGGTAAAGATGCTGACAGCCAGAAAGTCAGAGACATAGAAAATATTGCCTGTATGTGTCCAGGTGCCTGCTCAACAATGGGTACAGCCAACAGTATGCAGATTATGACAGAAGTATTAGGACTTAATTTACCAGGGACAGCTACAATTCCGGCAGTATATGCTGACAAAAAAAGAGCAGCCAGATTGGCTGGGAAAAGAATAGTCTCTATGGTTCAAGATGATCTAAAACCCAGTGATATTTTAAATAGAGAAATTTTCTTAAATGCTGTCAAAACAAATATTGCTATGGGTGGATCGACAAATGTTATTCTGCACCTATTAGCTCTAGCCAGAGAAGCCAAAGTTGAATTATCAATGGATGATTTTGCAGAGTTTGGAAATCAGATACCCTGTATTTGTGGAGTTAAACCATCTGGTAGTTATTCAGTTGTAGATTTTCATAAAGCAGGTGGTGTACCTGCACTATTAAAAGAAATAAAATCATATTTAGCTTTAGATGTTTCTACTATAACCGGCCAAACTGTTGGAGAAATTATTGCTGAGGCCAAGAATTTGAATCAAAATGTAATTAGATCCTTAGATAATCCTATCAATTCTGATGGAGGGCTAAAAATTCTAAGAGGAAATCTGGCTCCAAACAGTGCCATTGTTAGATCATCATCGGTACCAGAAAGCATGAAAAAGTTTAGCGGTCCGGCAAAAGTCTTTGATCGTGATCAAGAAGGAGTTAAAGCAATTAAGGAAGGTAAAATTGAACCGGGAGATGTGATGGTAATTCGCTATGAAGGGCCAAAAGGAGCTCCGGGAATGAAAGAAATTATGTTGAGCACAGATGCCTTAGTCGCATACGGCCTGGATGAAAGTGTTGGTTTAATAACTGATGGCAGATTTTCTGGTTTTAATCATGGGCCAATTATTGGTCATGTTACTCCAGAAGCTTATGCGGGAGGACCACTGGCCCTGGTTGAAGATGGAGATATAATTTCTGTAGATATCAAGAATTCGACTTTAGATATTAAGCTTAGTGAAAAAGAATTAGCTGCAAGAAGAGAAAAATGGCAGCAGCCCGAAGCAAAAGTTAAACAGGGCATGATGCATATTTATGCTCAATTGTGTAAATCTGCTGATCAAGGAGCAGGAATGACTATTTAGGCTAAAATCACTAAATTAAAAATATTTAAGGAGGATAAAAAATGATATATCATGCAAATAGAGCTCAGGACAATTATGGCGAGGTTATTGGAATTTTGCTTTTAGATTTTAAGGCACCTTTTATCCCAGGAGATGTTGGTAATGCGAGCACCTATGATTATCCGGTCAGATATAAATTAGTTGAAGGACTCACCTTTGATAGGTTATTTAATAAAGATCAAACAGCTCTGGATATTTTAATTGAAGCTGCTAAAGATTTAGAAAAATCAGGGGTGAGGGCTATAACCGCTGACTGTGGATTTTTTGCTCTTTTTCAAAAAGAAGTTGCAGCTGCTGTAGATATACCGGTCTTTTTATCCAGTCTTTTACAGGTTCCTTTTATTTCTTCAATAATTGCTAAAGACAAAAAAGTTGGTGTGGTAAGTGCTAAAGCAGATAGTTTAGATGATCAAAGCTTTTTAGATTCAGTTAATATTGACCGAGAAACAGTTGTAATTCGGGGAATGGAAAACAAAGAAAACTTCTATAAATTCGGAGTTATGGAAGAGGGATATTTAGATACTGAAAAGATAGAGCAGGAAGTTCTAGAGGTAAGTGAAAAAATGATTGAAGAAAATCCTAATATTGGAGCAGTTTTAATAGAATGCAGTATGCTGCCTCCTTATGCGAAATCTGTTCAGCAATCCCTTTCAGTTCCAGTTTTTGATTTTATAACAATGATAGATTTTGTTAAATCGGCTTTAGTTAAAAAGGAATATGAGGGAATCTTTTGAAATAAAATATAAATATAACTTACAGGAGTGGTAGTTAATGGATCCTTATTATAAAGGAGCAATGTTTGCTTTGTTTTCTGCAGCTGGTTTTGGAATGACACCGGTTCTGGCTGTGTTTGCCTATGATGGAGGAGTTAGTGTATATTCATTATTGTTTTTAAGATTTATGATGGCAGCTCTAGTTTTATTTTCATATATATTTATAAACAAGAATGAAATTGACCTTGATCTATCTGATCATTTAAAACTATTTGTGCAGGGAGGAATAATTTATTCAGTCTTTAGTATTTGTTACTTTTCTGCTATATCAGTTATTTCTCCCTCGCTGGCAGTGTTATTATTTTATACTTATCCAATTATTGTAGCCCTGCTTTCATTTTTGGTAAATGGTGAAAAAATAACTAAAAGAATTATTTTTTCAATCATTGTTTCTTTTGCCGGTTTAATAATGTTATTTGGTGAGAATTTTAATAATTTAAATAAAATTGGAATTCTGCTGGCCCTGGGAGCATCTATTTCTTACAGTGTATATGCAATATATGGAAGACATATTTTAAACACAATTCCTCTATCAGTCACAACTGCTTATATTTGTTTTTTTGCAGCTTTCACATTTTTAGCTGCAGGATTATATCAAAACAAGCTTAATTTTAGCTTCACTCCTGTTAGTTGGATTTATGTTGGCTTAATTACTTTAATTACTGTTGGTGGTTTTTTATCATTTTTTGCTGGAATTAAACTTACCAGTCCAACAATTGTATCGATTTTAGGAATGACAGAGCCAATTATGACAATTATTTTGTCCTTTATAATTTTTTCTGAACAATTTACTATTATTCAAATGATGGGTGTAGGCCTTGTTTTGACAGCATCTACACAGGTTCTTTTTAAAAAAAATAAAAAAATATTAAAAAAATATTAAAAAAAGAAGGATATTTTGAATTGGCAGAGAATTATAAATATAAGAGATTGTCGACAGATGACTGTATATTGTTGTCAATTGTTTAAAATTAATAAAAGTGATGATAAAAACTTAAAACTTATCATCTTTAACCTAAACTGAATCTATTGTATAACTTTCAGTTAACTTTAAAAGGAGGTGAATGAATGGAGATTTTAAAGAAATTTAAAGAAAAAGCTGCTTCTGATGTACAAAAGATTATTTTTGCAGAAGGTGAAGATGAAAGAATTATCCAAGCTGCTGAAATTGTTGCAAAAGAAGGTACTGCTGAAATAATTATTTTAGGTGATTTGACTGAGATTAGGAATATAGCCGCTAAAAAGAAAATTGATCTTGAAGGCTTAGAAATAATTGATCCTAAAGAATCAGAGTACATAGAAGAATTCAGCAATGAGTTTTACGAAATGCGAAAACATAAAGGGATTAATAAAGAAGATGCCAAAAAAATCATCCAAGATCCTTTATATTTCGGAACTATGATGATTTATAAAAATAGAGCAGCTGGTATGGTTGCTGGTGCAGCAAATCCTACTGGTAATGTTTTGAGGCCTGCATTTCAAATAATAAAAACTAAAAAAGGGATTTCGACAGTATCCAGTGCAATAATAGTACTTTTAAAAGATAAGGATTTTGGAGAAAATGGAATTATCACCTTTGCTGATTGTGCAGTTAATCCTACTCCTAATTCTGAACAATTAGCTGAGATTGCTCAATCTACAGCTGAGACTGTTGAAGATTTACTGAGCTTTGAAGCTAAAATTGCCATGCTCTCATTTTCAACAATGGGTAGTGCCAGGCATGAAAATGTGACAAATGTGCAGGAAGCAGTTGAAATTGCTCACAATAAATTCCCTGATTTGAAAGTTGATGGAGAATTACAGGCGGATGCTGCACTTGTAGAAAGTGTTGGTGTCAGAAAAGCACCAGATAGTGAAATTGCAGGAGAAGCAAATGTTTTAGTTTTTCCTGATTTACAATCCAGTAATATTGGTGTTAAATTGGCACAGCGTTTAGCAAACTCCGAATCTATAGGGCCAATTTTGCAGGGGCTTGCAGCACCAATTAATGATTTGTCAAGAGGCTGTTCTGTTGAAGAAATCGTTAATTTAACAGCAATCACTGCTATTCAGGCCCAAAATCATTAAACTTAATTTGTTAGCAAAATTAATTTAACATAAAATCATAAGGAGGAATAAAATGTTATTTACAGAAAAAGAGTATGAAACAAGAGTCAAAAAGACTAAAAAAAGAATGGAAGCAGCGGGTGTTGAAGTTTTAATTGCTACCCATCCTGCCAACATGAATTACCTTACAGGTTATGATGGCTGGTCATTTTACGTTCACCAGTGTGTAATTATTTCTTTAGATCAGGATGAGCCAGTTTGGATCGGTAGAAATATGGATGGAAATGCTGCAAAAGTAACTACTTTCTTGAGTGAAGAAAATATTAGAAATTATGATGATGATTATGTTCATTCCCCTGTTGGCAAGCATCCAATTGATTTTGTAGTAGATGTTATTAAAGATAAGGGTTGGGAAGATAAGATTTTTGGTGTTGAAATGGATCAGTTCTATTTTACTCATAAAACATATCAGATTTTAAATGATAGTTTACCTAATGCTAGATTTAAGGATGCAACTTTCTTAGTAGCTAAAGTAAGAGCAATTAAGTCTGCACAAGAGATTGAATTTATGAAGAGAGCAGGTAAAATTGCAGAAAAAGTTATGCAAACAGGTATTGACGCTGTAAATGTAGGTGTCAGAGAATGTGATGCAGCTGCAGAGATTTCTCATGCACAAATCAGTGGAACTGACGAATTTGGTGGGGACTACCCAGCTATTGTTCCTTTAATGCCAGCAGGTGATGGTATTGATGCACCACACTTAACCTGGTCTGATAGAAGATATAAAGAAAATGAGCCAGTTATTTTAGAACTTTCTGGTTGTTATAATCGTTATCACGCTCCAATTGCTCGTACAGTTTATTTAGGAGAAGCGCCTAAGAGAATGCAGGAAATCACCGATCTAGTTATTGAAGGTTTGGATGAAACTCTAGATTTCATAGAACCTGGAGTAACTTGTGAAGCTGTAGAAGAAAAATGGAGAAATTCTATTGCTAAAGGTGGCTTAGTAGATGCATCTAGACTGGGTTATGCTTTTGGTCTTAACTATCCACCAGATTGGGGAGAGCAAGTTGCAAGTATGAGACCTAAAGATAAAACAGTTTTAAAAGAAAACATGACTTTCCACTTAATTCCTATAATTTGGCAGGATGATATTGGATTTGAAATGAGTTCAGCAATCAGAATTACTGAAAATGGTTGCGAAGAATTCTACGATTTCCCTAAAAAATTATATACAAAGTAATAATTAATAATGGAGAGAAGCTCAATTTTAAAATTGGGTTTCTCTTCAAAAATAAAATCAGTAGAGCAGCATAAAATTTGTGAGCAGATAAAAAGTCCCCAAATTTTTTGAAAATATTTGATATTTTAATTGCATGATAATTGTGAATATGCTATAATGTAAACAGTCGACAAAAGATAAGAGGGGGGTGTGCATTATGATTGCTCAAACATCTTATCAAACAGAAAGTTTGAAGGACGTTGCTGTTAATTATTTAACTGAAAAAATATTAACAGGTGAATATAAACCAAATGAAAAAATAAATGAAGTCCAAGTTGCAAATGAATTGGGTATAAGTAGAGCCCCAATCCGAGAAGGAATTAAGGAATTAAGCAGCCAGGGATTAGTAAAACAGATACCTCGCAAAGGAACTTATGTTGTAGAATTGACAGAAAAAGATATTAAAGAAATTTATCAAATAAGACTCTCTTTAGAAAGCTGTATTATAGATAAGATAGTAGATAATGATAAATTAAATGAAAAAGATTTTGATTTTCTGGAAAGTAAAATTGAATTAATGGAAGAAATAGCAAATTCTGATGATGATTTTAATACTAAAAAGATTAAAATCAATAGTGAAGATATAAAATTTCATAAATATATTTGGGAAAAAGCAGATAGTCCAAGAAGATTAGAAATTCTATTTGATCTTCATCTTCAGCTGCAAATGGCAATGCTATTTGATACTGAAATGACTGGTGATTTAAAAAATACAGCTGAAACTCATAAAGGTATAGTAAAGTATTTAAGGGCTGGCGATGCAAAAAATGCAAAAGCTGCTTTAGTAGAACACATAGAAATGTATAAAATGAACTAAAAAAACAAATTTTTTTGAATATTTTTATTGTCGACAGTATATAGTATACAATTATTGTCAGAAAGTTTAAATTTCTAAATAAATTAAATTAACTTATAGGAGGAATTATTAAAATGAATGAGAAAAAAATGGGGTTTGGTTCTAAGGCAATTCACTTAGGTCAGGAGCATGACCCAAGAACGGGTGCACATAATAGTCCAATTTATCAAACATCTACTTATGTTTTGGATGATGTTGATGAGGCAATTAGATTAAATAAGGATCAGGAGTTAGGCTATACATACACAAGGTTCCGCAGTCCATCTGAAGCTGAGTTAGGTAAAAAGGTTGCTTTATTAGAAAATGGAGAAGAAGGTATTGCTTTAGCTTCTGGATTGGGTGCTATTTCAACAGCAATTATGACTTTAGTTAAAGGTGGAGACCATATTGTAGCAAGTGATGTACTTTATGGATGTACAATAACATTTATGGATCAGATATTATCTGAATATGGTGTAGAACTTACTTTAGTAGATACAACTGATTATGATGCTGTTAGAGATGCAATGCAGCCAAACACTAAAATTGTTTATCTGGAAACACCTTGTAATCCAATTTTAAGAATTACAGATATTGAGAAAATATCAAACATTGCACATGAGCATGGGGCACAAGTTTTAGTAGATAGTACTTTCGCTTCTCCATATATTCAAAACCCACTAGATTTGGGAGCAGATGTTGTAATTCATAGTGCTACTAAATATCTAAGTGGTCATGGTAATGTTGTAGCTGGTGTAATTGTTGGTAGTGAGGAATTCATTAGAAAAGTGAGAATGCCGCACCTCCAAACTTTAGGGGCAGTTATTTCTCCCTTTGATGCGTGGCTAGTTATGCAGGGAATGAAAACTCTAGAGTTAAGAATGGAAAGACATTGTGAAAACGGAATGAAAGTGGCTGAGTATTTAAACGAGCATCCTGCAGTAGAAAAAGTATATTATCCAGGTTTGCCTGAACATCCACAGCATGAGCTCGCTAAAAAACAGATGAATGGTTTTGGTGGAATGATCAGCTTTGATCTTAAAGATGGATTTGATGCTGGTAAAGCTCTAATGAATAGTGTAGAAATGATTAGTTTAGCTACAAGTCTAGGTAATGTTGATTCATTAATCCAGCATTCACCTTCAATGAGTCACTTTGATATGACTCCTGAAGAAAGAGCAGCAGTTGGAATTAATGAAGGGCAGGTAAGACTTTCAGTAGGTGTAGAAAACATAGAAGATATTATTGCAGATTTAGACGCTTCATTAACAAAAATGGAAGAACTCATTAAGTAAAACACTATATATCAGCCGCCTATCAGAGTGGCTGATATTAATTTTCTTTAAATTCAAAATATTTTTGAAGGGGGCAGAATAATAATGGATCTACATAAAGAAGTTTTAGAACATGAAGATGAATTAATTTATTTAAGAAGAGAATTTCATAAAATTCCAGAGCTGGGGTTTAAAGAATTTAAAACTTCAGAAAAAATATATAAATATTTAAAGGATTTAGGTCTTGAAGTAGAAAAAATTACCCAGACAGGTGTTGTTGCAGTTTTAAGAGGTGAAAAAGAAGGAAAAACTGTTATGCTGAGGGCGGATATGGATGCTCTGCCAGTTACAGAAGATACAGGTCTTCCTTTTGCTTCAGAAAATGAAGGTATAATGCATGCCTGCGCCCATGATGGACATATAGCAATGCTTTTAATAGCTGCTAAAATTTTATCTAACAAAAAAGATCAAATAAAAGGTGCGATTAAATTTGTTTTTCAACCAAATGAAGAAGACGCTGGTGCAAAATATATGGTTGAAGATGGAGTATTAGAAGATCCAGATGTCGATGCAGTGTTTGGCATTCATCTTTGGTCACCAATTGAATCTGGAAAAGTTGGTATTTCTTCCGGTCCTTTTATGGGTTCACATGAGAATTTTGAATTAAAAGTTAAAGGACAGGGTGGACACAGTGGTAATCCACATACAGCAGTTGATCCTTTTTTACCATTGGCTAATATAATCCAGAGTGTACAGATGATTCAAACTAGAGAGATTGATATTTTAAAGCCTACACTTATAATGTTTGGTCAAATTAATGGTGGGACAGCTCCAAATGTAATTCCAGGAGAACTTGAAGTTAAGGGTTCTATGCGTTATCTTTACGAAGGTGGCGATGATAGTGAAGAGTGCCCAGAAAAAAGATTCGAAAGAATAGTTAGCAATATTTGTAAGGCTCATCGTGCTGATTATGAGTTAGAATTTTTTCCAAGCAATAGTACTTTAATTAATAATGAAAAAACTACTAAACTTGTAGAAAAGGCTGCTGAAGATGTTTTTGGCAAAGAAAACATAGTAAATTATGTTTGTATGGCTGGTGAAGATTTTGCTGAATTTACTGCAAAAGTCCCTGGAACATTTTATTTTGTGGGTGCTGGAAATGAAGAAAAAGATTGCACTTATCCTCATCACCATCCTAAATTTGATATTGACGAAGATTCTCTTAAACTTGGTGTTGAAATGCACCTTAAAAGTGTATTTAGCTATTTAAACAGATAAGTTCTTAAGCGTAATATAAGTATTTAAGTAAAAATGAGAGGTGATAAAATGGTTAATTTAATAATTGCTTTAAACAAAAAAATTAGAAAATTCGAAGAGTTTATAATTAGTTATGGAATAATTATAATGTCAATTGTTTTGGTTGCCAATGTATTTTCTAGAGTTATTCTTAACAGTAGTATTCAGGCTGCTGAAGAAATAGGACAGATTTTAATTGTGACAGTTACATTTCTTGGAGTTAGTTATGCAGCAAGAATGGGTAAACATATTACAATGTCTGCTCTGATTGACTCTATTCCGAGAAGGTTTAAAAAACCATATATCTATTTTACATCAGCTGTTTCAACTGTTTTACTCTGGTGGTTGGGTTATTTAGGAACTTTATATGTGAATAGAATTATGGGATCAGGAAGAATTACTCCTTCACTGCAGTTTCCAATGTGGATCTTATACATCTTTGTACCTATAGGGTTTTTTCTTGCTTCAGTTCAGTA belongs to Halanaerobium saccharolyticum subsp. saccharolyticum DSM 6643 and includes:
- the ilvD gene encoding dihydroxy-acid dehydratase; the protein is MNNKFVGTDAIMRRAMLKGCGFDDADIKKKPHIGIVNTYNEGAPGHAHLNGIAESIKQGVWAAGGVPVEFGAPSTCGDMIVGEEELKYELAGRDAVAMAVEYVSTVHQFDGLILLASCDNIIPGVMLGAIRVDVPSIVITGGSMLTGEYEGEEVLPSDVGVMTMGKDADSQKVRDIENIACMCPGACSTMGTANSMQIMTEVLGLNLPGTATIPAVYADKKRAARLAGKRIVSMVQDDLKPSDILNREIFLNAVKTNIAMGGSTNVILHLLALAREAKVELSMDDFAEFGNQIPCICGVKPSGSYSVVDFHKAGGVPALLKEIKSYLALDVSTITGQTVGEIIAEAKNLNQNVIRSLDNPINSDGGLKILRGNLAPNSAIVRSSSVPESMKKFSGPAKVFDRDQEGVKAIKEGKIEPGDVMVIRYEGPKGAPGMKEIMLSTDALVAYGLDESVGLITDGRFSGFNHGPIIGHVTPEAYAGGPLALVEDGDIISVDIKNSTLDIKLSEKELAARREKWQQPEAKVKQGMMHIYAQLCKSADQGAGMTI
- a CDS encoding aspartate/glutamate racemase family protein encodes the protein MIYHANRAQDNYGEVIGILLLDFKAPFIPGDVGNASTYDYPVRYKLVEGLTFDRLFNKDQTALDILIEAAKDLEKSGVRAITADCGFFALFQKEVAAAVDIPVFLSSLLQVPFISSIIAKDKKVGVVSAKADSLDDQSFLDSVNIDRETVVIRGMENKENFYKFGVMEEGYLDTEKIEQEVLEVSEKMIEENPNIGAVLIECSMLPPYAKSVQQSLSVPVFDFITMIDFVKSALVKKEYEGIF
- a CDS encoding DMT family transporter; this translates as MDPYYKGAMFALFSAAGFGMTPVLAVFAYDGGVSVYSLLFLRFMMAALVLFSYIFINKNEIDLDLSDHLKLFVQGGIIYSVFSICYFSAISVISPSLAVLLFYTYPIIVALLSFLVNGEKITKRIIFSIIVSFAGLIMLFGENFNNLNKIGILLALGASISYSVYAIYGRHILNTIPLSVTTAYICFFAAFTFLAAGLYQNKLNFSFTPVSWIYVGLITLITVGGFLSFFAGIKLTSPTIVSILGMTEPIMTIILSFIIFSEQFTIIQMMGVGLVLTASTQVLFKKNKKILKKY
- the pta gene encoding phosphate acetyltransferase is translated as MEILKKFKEKAASDVQKIIFAEGEDERIIQAAEIVAKEGTAEIIILGDLTEIRNIAAKKKIDLEGLEIIDPKESEYIEEFSNEFYEMRKHKGINKEDAKKIIQDPLYFGTMMIYKNRAAGMVAGAANPTGNVLRPAFQIIKTKKGISTVSSAIIVLLKDKDFGENGIITFADCAVNPTPNSEQLAEIAQSTAETVEDLLSFEAKIAMLSFSTMGSARHENVTNVQEAVEIAHNKFPDLKVDGELQADAALVESVGVRKAPDSEIAGEANVLVFPDLQSSNIGVKLAQRLANSESIGPILQGLAAPINDLSRGCSVEEIVNLTAITAIQAQNH
- a CDS encoding M24 family metallopeptidase; translated protein: MLFTEKEYETRVKKTKKRMEAAGVEVLIATHPANMNYLTGYDGWSFYVHQCVIISLDQDEPVWIGRNMDGNAAKVTTFLSEENIRNYDDDYVHSPVGKHPIDFVVDVIKDKGWEDKIFGVEMDQFYFTHKTYQILNDSLPNARFKDATFLVAKVRAIKSAQEIEFMKRAGKIAEKVMQTGIDAVNVGVRECDAAAEISHAQISGTDEFGGDYPAIVPLMPAGDGIDAPHLTWSDRRYKENEPVILELSGCYNRYHAPIARTVYLGEAPKRMQEITDLVIEGLDETLDFIEPGVTCEAVEEKWRNSIAKGGLVDASRLGYAFGLNYPPDWGEQVASMRPKDKTVLKENMTFHLIPIIWQDDIGFEMSSAIRITENGCEEFYDFPKKLYTK
- a CDS encoding GntR family transcriptional regulator, which translates into the protein MIAQTSYQTESLKDVAVNYLTEKILTGEYKPNEKINEVQVANELGISRAPIREGIKELSSQGLVKQIPRKGTYVVELTEKDIKEIYQIRLSLESCIIDKIVDNDKLNEKDFDFLESKIELMEEIANSDDDFNTKKIKINSEDIKFHKYIWEKADSPRRLEILFDLHLQLQMAMLFDTEMTGDLKNTAETHKGIVKYLRAGDAKNAKAALVEHIEMYKMN
- a CDS encoding trans-sulfuration enzyme family protein, whose product is MNEKKMGFGSKAIHLGQEHDPRTGAHNSPIYQTSTYVLDDVDEAIRLNKDQELGYTYTRFRSPSEAELGKKVALLENGEEGIALASGLGAISTAIMTLVKGGDHIVASDVLYGCTITFMDQILSEYGVELTLVDTTDYDAVRDAMQPNTKIVYLETPCNPILRITDIEKISNIAHEHGAQVLVDSTFASPYIQNPLDLGADVVIHSATKYLSGHGNVVAGVIVGSEEFIRKVRMPHLQTLGAVISPFDAWLVMQGMKTLELRMERHCENGMKVAEYLNEHPAVEKVYYPGLPEHPQHELAKKQMNGFGGMISFDLKDGFDAGKALMNSVEMISLATSLGNVDSLIQHSPSMSHFDMTPEERAAVGINEGQVRLSVGVENIEDIIADLDASLTKMEELIK
- a CDS encoding M20 family metallopeptidase; translation: MDLHKEVLEHEDELIYLRREFHKIPELGFKEFKTSEKIYKYLKDLGLEVEKITQTGVVAVLRGEKEGKTVMLRADMDALPVTEDTGLPFASENEGIMHACAHDGHIAMLLIAAKILSNKKDQIKGAIKFVFQPNEEDAGAKYMVEDGVLEDPDVDAVFGIHLWSPIESGKVGISSGPFMGSHENFELKVKGQGGHSGNPHTAVDPFLPLANIIQSVQMIQTREIDILKPTLIMFGQINGGTAPNVIPGELEVKGSMRYLYEGGDDSEECPEKRFERIVSNICKAHRADYELEFFPSNSTLINNEKTTKLVEKAAEDVFGKENIVNYVCMAGEDFAEFTAKVPGTFYFVGAGNEEKDCTYPHHHPKFDIDEDSLKLGVEMHLKSVFSYLNR
- a CDS encoding TRAP transporter small permease produces the protein MVNLIIALNKKIRKFEEFIISYGIIIMSIVLVANVFSRVILNSSIQAAEEIGQILIVTVTFLGVSYAARMGKHITMSALIDSIPRRFKKPYIYFTSAVSTVLLWWLGYLGTLYVNRIMGSGRITPSLQFPMWILYIFVPIGFFLASVQYLVTILMNIKDKESIYIGSERTLTEADISCELNEEIDEKIDVEQNEFDIEKETEKVVN